In the genome of Streptomyces aquilus, the window TGGAGGCGGAAACGGCCCAGCGTCGCGACCTGGCCGCCTTCCTGATCGACCACCTCACGACGGACAGGCGACGGGAAGAGGCCCCCATGCTGGAACTGCGCTACGCCGCCCACTCGGACACCGGCCGGGTCCGCCCGCAGAACCAGGACACGGCATACGCGGGCACCCGGCTGCTCGCGGTCGCGGACGGCTTCGGGCCCGGGGGCGCGCCGGTGAGCCGGGCGGCCGTGGAAGCGCTGAAGACGCTGGAGACACAGGAGATCCCGGCCGGTGACGTGCTCAGCCTCCTTCAGGAGACGGTGCACGGCGCGGGCGACGCGGGCGAGAGCGACTCGGGAACCACCCTCACCGCCCTCCTCTGGACGGACTCCCGCCTCGCCCTGGTCCACATCGGCGACTCCCGTGCCTATCTCCTGCGGGACGGCGCCCTGTTCCGCATCACGCACGACCACACCCTCGTCCAGTCCCTGATCGACGAGGGCCGGCTGACCCCGGAGGAGGCCACGTCCCACCCCCGCCGCACCTTCCTCCTCAAGGCGCTCGGCACCGCGGCCCCCGACCTCCGCCTCCATGACGCGGCCCCCGGCGACCGCTACCTCCTCTGCTCCGACGGCCTGTCGAGCGTCGTGCCCGACGCCCGCATCCGCACCGCCCTCACCACAGCGGCCACACCGGAGGCGGCCGTCCACACCCTGATCGGCGCGGCGAACGAGGCGGGCGGCCCGGACAACGTGAGCTGTGTGGTGGCGGATGTGGTGAGGACTGCGGTGTCCTGACGCCGGAGGTCGACCGTGAGCGTTTCTTCCGGCAGTCGATGGTGTACGGAGGGATCGTGGTGGTTGACCTGACGGACGAAGGAGTACGCCGCGTGTCCTCTCTCTTCCCGGCCCTGACCGGCGACCGGACCGACCGACCCGCGCTGCGGTTCGGCGATCGTTCCCTGACGTACGGCGAGCTCGCCGCCGCCACCGCCGCCCTCGCGGGACGGATCGGCGGCGCGGGCAGAGTGGCCGTCTGGGCGACGCCGACGCTGGAGACCGCGGTGGCGGTGGTGGCGGCACTGGAGGCCGGTGTGGCCGCCGTACCGCTCAACCCCAGGTCCGGCGAGAAGGAACTCGGGCACATCCTGTCCGACAGCACACCGACGCTGGCCCTGGCGGCACCCGGCGACGAACTCCCGCCTCCCCTGCGGGACTTGGCGCGCATGGACGTCGTGCCGCGGACGACCGAGGGCGGCGCCCTCCTCGACACCGACGTGTCCGCCGAGTCCCCCGCCCTGATCGTCTACACCTCCGGCACCACCGGCCCGCCCAAGGGGGCCGTCATCCCCCGGCGGGCCGTCACGTCGACCCTGGACGCGCTCGCCGACGCCTGGCGGTGGACCGGCGAGGACGTGCTCGTGCACGGGCTGCCGCTGTTCCATGTGCACGGTCTCGTGCTGGGCACCCTCGGCCCGCTGCGGCGCGGCGGTTCGGTGCGCCACCTGGGCCGCTTCTCCACGGAGGGCGTGGCGCGGGAGCTGAACGACGGCGCGACCATGCTGTTCGGGGTGCCGACGATGTACCACCGCATCGCCCAAGTCCTCCCCGAGGACCCGGAGTTGGTGAAGGCGCTATCCGGAGCCCGCCTCCTGGTCTCCGGCTCCGCCGCCCTCCCGGTGCACGACCACGAGCGCATCACGGCCGCGACGGGCCGGCGGGTGATCGAGCGGTACGGCATGACGGAGACGCTGATGAACACCAGTGTGCGCGCGGACGGGGAGCCGCGCGCGGGCACCGTCGGCGTACCGCTGCCGGGCGTGGAGCTGCGGCTGGTGGAGGAGGACGGGACGCCGCTCACGTCGTACGACGGCGAGACGGTGGGCGAGATCCAGGTGCGCGGGACGAACCTGTTCACGGAGTACCTCAACCGTCCCGACGCGACGGCCGCCGCGTTCACGGCGGACGGCTGGTTCCGCACCGGGGACATGGCGGTGCGTGATCCCGACGGCTACGTCCGGATCGTCGGCCGCAAGGCCACCGACCTGATCAAGAGCGGGGGTTACAAGATCGGGGCGGGCGAGATCGAGAACGCGCTGCTGGAACACCCGGGCGTGCGGGAGGCGGCCGTGACGGGTGAGCCGGACGCGGACCTGGGCGAGCGGATCGTCGCCTGGATCGTGCCGGCCGATCCTCAATCACCGCCGAAGGCAGAAGAGTTGGCGGACCACGTCGCCCGCCGCCTCGCCCCGCACAAGCGCCCCCGCGTCGTCCACCACCTGGACGCCCTCCCCCGCAACGACATGGGGAAGATCATGAAGCGGGCCCTGCATGGCTGAGCGCCTCTCCGCCCGCGCCGCCCTCGCCCTCGTCACCGACGAGTCCACCTTCACCGAACTCCCCGCCCCCAGCGGCGAGTTCCCGCCCGACGGGCCGCTCGGCTGGCAGGGCTACGACGCCTCGCGCGCCCGCGCCGCCGAGCGCACCGGGGAGCAGGAGTCGGTCGTGTGCGGCACGGGGCGGGTGGAGGGCACCCGGGCCGTGCTGATCGCCTTCGAGTTCGGCTTCCTGGGCGGCTCGCTCGGCGTCCGCACCGGTGACCGGCTGGAGGCGGCGTACGCGTACGCCCGCGAACACCGGCTTCCGGTCGTCCCGTTGGTGGCCACGGGCGGCAGCCGGATGCAGGAGGGCATGCTCGCGCTCACCCAGCTCCAGCGGGTGGCACGCCAGTCGGCGCTCACGCGGGAGGCGGGCCTTGCGCAGATCGCCGTCCTGCGCGACCCGACGACCGGCGGCGGCTGGGCCACCCTCGGCGCCGGCGCCGACGTCACCCTCGCCCTGCCCGGCGCCCAGGTCGGCTTCGCCGGTTCCCGGGTCCGTCCGGCCGACGCGGAGCCTGCGGCGTACACGGCGGAGGCGCAGTTCGCGGCGGGGGCGGTGGACGCGGTCGTGCGCCCCGGCGAGCTGCGCGGGGTGCTGGGGCGGTGGCTGCGGCTGCTGACGCGGCCGAGCGGCGCCCCGGCCCCGGTGCCCGCCCCGCTCGGCGCGCCGGACCCGCCCGCGACCGGCTGGGAGGCGGTGAGCCGAGCCCGTTCCCCACAACGCCCGCGTGCGGCAGCCTACTTGGACGCCTAC includes:
- a CDS encoding acyl-CoA synthetase; the protein is MSSLFPALTGDRTDRPALRFGDRSLTYGELAAATAALAGRIGGAGRVAVWATPTLETAVAVVAALEAGVAAVPLNPRSGEKELGHILSDSTPTLALAAPGDELPPPLRDLARMDVVPRTTEGGALLDTDVSAESPALIVYTSGTTGPPKGAVIPRRAVTSTLDALADAWRWTGEDVLVHGLPLFHVHGLVLGTLGPLRRGGSVRHLGRFSTEGVARELNDGATMLFGVPTMYHRIAQVLPEDPELVKALSGARLLVSGSAALPVHDHERITAATGRRVIERYGMTETLMNTSVRADGEPRAGTVGVPLPGVELRLVEEDGTPLTSYDGETVGEIQVRGTNLFTEYLNRPDATAAAFTADGWFRTGDMAVRDPDGYVRIVGRKATDLIKSGGYKIGAGEIENALLEHPGVREAAVTGEPDADLGERIVAWIVPADPQSPPKAEELADHVARRLAPHKRPRVVHHLDALPRNDMGKIMKRALHG
- a CDS encoding MerR family transcriptional regulator; protein product: MLTIGVFAKACRLSPKALRLYDELDLLRPARVDPDTGYRYYAAAQLEQARLVAWLRRIGMPLARIREVCALAPEAAAGEIRAYWDRVEAETAQRRDLAAFLIDHLTTDRRREEAPMLELRYAAHSDTGRVRPQNQDTAYAGTRLLAVADGFGPGGAPVSRAAVEALKTLETQEIPAGDVLSLLQETVHGAGDAGESDSGTTLTALLWTDSRLALVHIGDSRAYLLRDGALFRITHDHTLVQSLIDEGRLTPEEATSHPRRTFLLKALGTAAPDLRLHDAAPGDRYLLCSDGLSSVVPDARIRTALTTAATPEAAVHTLIGAANEAGGPDNVSCVVADVVRTAVS
- a CDS encoding carboxyl transferase domain-containing protein, yielding MAERLSARAALALVTDESTFTELPAPSGEFPPDGPLGWQGYDASRARAAERTGEQESVVCGTGRVEGTRAVLIAFEFGFLGGSLGVRTGDRLEAAYAYAREHRLPVVPLVATGGSRMQEGMLALTQLQRVARQSALTREAGLAQIAVLRDPTTGGGWATLGAGADVTLALPGAQVGFAGSRVRPADAEPAAYTAEAQFAAGAVDAVVRPGELRGVLGRWLRLLTRPSGAPAPVPAPLGAPDPPATGWEAVSRARSPQRPRAAAYLDAYFTHRLPLSGDRCGGVDPGMLCGFGEREGRTIAYAAQDGTATRPAGYRTATRLIQLADRLGIPVLTLVDTPGAANDAEAERQGVGAAIADLFLTVAAARTPVTTLLIGEGGSGGALALAPPGNTWATPDSYFSVIAPELAAAILKRPATEIRPTAEQLRLRPQDLAELGVIREDR